A stretch of DNA from Orcinus orca chromosome 3, mOrcOrc1.1, whole genome shotgun sequence:
AAAACTGTAGTTCACTTAACCTCACAGCTTCTTTCCAGAACTCCCTCCCCACCCGCggcctccccccctcccccccccccccccgccccaaagAACAGGAAAGTGTCGATTTTATAAGACGTCTGGACCTGCTTTCTTCAAAACGAAGCTTTCATCTGATTCCTGGAAGGTCACCTCGGTACTCCCAGGGCTCAGGATGCAGCGCCTAGGTTTTTGACCATGGGCGTTGTCTCCTCAACCGGTGACCTTCAGGCCTCTGTGGTTAGCCCGACCCCTGGATGGCCTTCACACCACGGAAGGCACCATCCCTACCACTGCCACTGATTCAGAGACACGGCGGCTCAGTGGGGGCCCGGCCGCCCCCCCAAACAACTGTTGGCGACGCCGGCCAAGCCTGGGGCCCCGCTCAGAAAGGCTAAGCGACCGCCCCACCGAGGTCACCTAGGACTGATGCCCCCATGGGCTCGGTCCACACCGCCTGCCCGAGCCCTCGCCAAGCCCCACTCCTGTTCTGACTTCAGCCAACACCGCACCCCGTCCACCAGGGAACTTTCCAGAACCCTGGCCCTCTCTGGGAAGTCCCGAGTCGCATCCAGGAGGGAACCCCAATtcgtttattgaacacctacgcTGAGCTCAGGGCTGGGCTGGCACGCGGAGGAGACCCTTCGCCCTGGCCTAAGGAAGCGCCGGCGTTCCAGTGGCTCGGGCTGGGACCCGTCCTCCAGAAGAACCAAGAGAGGGGCAGCAAGGGACCGGGAGAACCGCGCCCCCAGCCCCCATGTCCCCTCTGCCCGCCTTTACCTTGCCGGACCCCACCAGGGCCGCCGGAGCTAAAATCAGAAACGAGCGCGACGCCCGCTCCTGTGCACTCGGCGCAGCGGCGCCAGGGCCGCGGCCCGGGTGTCATGGCTCCGCCCCCACCCGCGAGGACCTAATCTGTACAATTTTTAATGTAAAGTATACCTGAATTTAAACtggctttaaaaattaatgctctcggggcttccctggtggcgcagtggttgggagcccgcctgccgatgcaggggacacgggttcgtgccccggtctgggaggatcccacgtgccgcggagcggctgggcccgtgaaccatggccaatGAGcttgcgcgtcctgagcctgcgcgtccggagcctgtgctccgcaacgggagaggccacgacagtaagaggcccgcttCATACATccgtacatgtatatacacacaacattCCTCCTGTAATTTCTGTATGTTCCCAGACCACAGAAGTTTACACACCCTGGATTCCTGGATTAAGAACTGCTGGACAAAATGACTCCTAAGAGCTTTCCAATATCTCACATTCTCTGAATtctctaaagaaaaaacaattctggAATCACAAGGGAATTACAAAGTCAATGGGAAAAAATTATTCCCCCAAATTCCATTCATTCCCATTTCACCTATAACATAAACCAAGAAACACACACACGGTCTTCCTTGGAGGTTACCTGCAAAGGTTAACTGTCTTTATCCGCACCCTGTGGAGCAGAGGCCGAAGTTAGGGAGCTCATTGTAAAGAACAACATGGATTGGAGGCGGCTGCTAGCCAGAGGAGACACAGCATGAAACAGAAGCCCTGGtttggagcctcagttttatcACTAACAAGCTAAAGAACCCTAAAGGAATTTTGGAATCAATCAGGCCAACTGTCTCATTTCAAAGATCAACACCCTGAGTTCCAGAGAAAGGGATTAACTGGCTTAAGGTCAAATAGCaagtaagtagcagagcctgAGTTAGAACCCTGTCTTATCAAACCCAACTGTTGTGCACCCTGTTGTTTTGTTTGGCCAGTGTCTATTTTCTAGGaatttcttctttgtcccattATACACAGGGCTATAGTAGAGCTGCTATATTCCTTCAAAGCAGCCCACACTACCAGGCCTACAGTTTATGGGTCTAGAGGGAGAGgtgagcagggagaggggagaggaaggagaggaggaggaggaggagggaagagagaaagattccatttcttaaattttatttatttattcgtaaTTTTTTCCTGTTAGaagttggtctttttttttttttttttttttttgcagtacacgggcctctcactgttgcagcctctcccgttgcggagcacaggctccggacgcgcaggctcagcggccatggctcacgggcccagccactccgcggcatgtgggatcttcccggaccggggcacaaacccgtgtcccatgcatcagcagacggactctcaatcactgcgccaccagggaagcccagaagttggTCTTTTGAagttagttttttgttgttgttgtttatttttcattgaggtatagttgatgtacaatattatacaagtttcaggtgtacaacagtgattcacaatttttaaatgttatattccctttttagttattataaaatactggttaTACTCCTTGTGAAGTCCATCTGCTTTTAGATGCTTGTACAAGGAGCCTGAGGCAATGGCCATTACCTACAATGGTCTGGAAAATCCCTAAGTCAGGGGTGCCCAAGGACTAGGCCTGCTAATCAGCTTACAGATTATTTCTATAGAGCTTTTGAGAGTTCAGAGAATATTCAAGAAGGTATTTAGTAGAAGAAATTAGAAACATAGGCAGGATGCACTTAGACATCAGTTTTAGTGGGTTTTTTTCGGggggatatgtctcctcaggtaacggaaacaaaagcaaaaataaacaaattggactacatcaaactaaaaagcttttgcacaaccaAGGAAACCAACTAAATGAAAAGGccatctactgaatgggagaagatatttccaaatgatatatccaataaggggttaacattcaaaatatgcaaagaattcatacaattgaacatcaaaaaagcaaacaacctgattaaaaacagagtatatgaatagacatttttctaaggaagacatacagatagccaacaaacacatgaaaagatgttcaacatcactaagcatccaggaaacacaaatcaaaaccacaatgagggggcctccctggtggcgcagtggttaagaatccacctgccggggcttccctggtggcgcagtggttgagggcccgcctgccgatgcaggggacgcgggttcgtgctcccgtccgggaggatcccacatgccgcggagcggctaaggcccgtgagccatggccgctgagcctgcgcgtccggggcctgtgttccgcagcgggaggggccacagcggtgagaggcccgcgtaccgcaaaaaaaaaaaaaaaaaaagaatccacctgccaatgcaggggacacaggttcaagccccggtccgggaagatcccacatgccacggagcaactaagcctgtgcgccgcaactgctgagcccgcgtgccgcaattactgaagctcacacacctagagcctgtgctctgcaacaaaagaagtcaccgcaatgagaatcccgcgcactgcaacaaagagtagcccccgctcactgcaactacagaaagcccacacacagcaacaaagacccaacacaaccaaaaataaataaataaatttatttaaaaacaaaaaccgcaatgagatatcacctcacatctgtcagaatggctatcaacaaaaagaccacaaatagcaaTTGTtagctaggatgtggagaaaaagaaccctcacacactgttggtgggaatgtaactggtgcagccactatggaaaacagtaaaggggttcctcaaaaaattaaaaacagaactaccatatgacccagcaattccactcctgggcatatatctgaagaaaacgaaaatactaattagaaaagatataagtacccctatgttcatagcagcattatttaactAGCCAAGATATGTAACCAAcccagtgtccatcaatagataaatggataaaggagatgtgatatatgtacaaaacataaaaagagttatagatacagagaataaaaaggtggtggccagaggggaggagggttaggggaggaaataaatagatgagggagactaagaggtacaaacttacagttgcaaaataaatgagtcatggatatgaaatgtacagcatggggaatatagccgaTACCtatgtagtatctttgtatggtgttacataactagatttatcatggtgaacattttgaaaatgtacagaaatagcgaatcactatgttgtgtaacaggaagcAAAAATAGTGTTGTAgctcaattatacttcaaaaacaaaaaaaaacataccaACAAACTCATGGAtagagagatcagatttgtggttaccagaggcgggggtcgggggagggggaactggatgaagggaGTCAAAatgtacaagcttccagttataagacaaataagtactagggatataacgtgcaacatgataaatataattaacactgctgtatgttatatatgaaaattgagagtaaatcctaagagctctcatcataagaaaaaaatttttcctatttttttaattttgtgtctatgtgagatgatagatgttcactaaacttattgtgataatcatttcatgatatatgtaagtcattatgctgtacaccttatacattgctttatgtcaattatatctcaataaaactggaagaaatgaaaaaagaaaaaaaaggtgtttagtccagaaaccataaaaaagttATGAGGAAAATTAAACCTAATGGTGGCAACAAAGTGTTCGTATGTGACTAAGAAAGGAATACCTCTGAAGCTAAGATTCCTTATTTTAACTATATTGTTCATCATATAGTTATCATATTAGCGAAAATTAGGAATCATCTAAATGTTCAAAATGGgaaaagtgttcaataaatttcGATGTAGCCctatgaaaaaatattatatagacATTAAGTAATCCTGCcctagaagaatatttaatgatttgGCTATTGCTTTCCAAAAATGTTGTTTAAACAACACACAACTATATAAAACATAATAATCccaattctgtaaaaaaaaaaaaaaagagagagagatacctATTTAGAtttatatgcatagaaaaaagactggaaggagaaAATATGCTAACAGATGTCATCTCCAGTGAGTCAGATCATGGATTTATTTCAATTGGTCCCTGGTTACCTAACAGAAAtaaggacagagaaaaacaactttctCTATTTCCACCCAAACCATCCAATTAAATTCGACCCATCAAATGCCAGCCTTCTTAAAAAGAAAGCAGGGCTTATTTATTGGAGTTGCAGACAAATAAAGAAAAGTCGGCATCAACTTTATGTTTCTCTAAATGTTCTACTCTTGGTCCCGGGCAGGATGTTTTCAAGATCCTAAGCATGACCCTCAAGCTAATTAATCAACATAAATCACCCTTCGTGAGTCCAGTTTGCCTTGCTCCCAGGTTCCTGCCAAAGAGGCTTGTTCTGAGGAAACCAGAGTGGTCAGGGTAGCCTCAATGTACCCTCCGATCAAAGGAAGGTAACCTGTAGCATCCCAGCCCATTACCTGGGCTTTGTCCTCTCATAGTACACACCTTGCTCCTATCATCATTGGTCTCCCTCTCGCAAAACTGACTCTACAGAAGCAAGGGCATAGTTTTCATTGGTTATTTACTCATATCTAACAACCTGATTGGCACATCTACCATCCAATCAGAACAAGTACAGGCAACAGCTCTACAGGAGTGTTCTGGAGGCCTTCACTGAGTTTGGCATTAATCTTTTAGTTCTGGATCATGGGGAGGGTCAGGGACGTGGTCTAGGGGCCCCTAGACCCCCTAAACCACATAACCATATCTGGAGATGGGCTTCAAAgaatgattaagttaaaatgaggccatttcatatatatacaatggaatattactcagccataaaaagaaatgaaattgagttatgtgtagtgaggtggatggacctagagtctgtcatacagagtgaagtaagtcaggaagagaaaaacaaataccatatgctaacgcatatatatgggattttaaaaagcggtactgatgaacctagtggcagggcaggaataaagacacagacgtagaagagaacagacttgagggcaaGGGAggtaaggggaagctgggacaaagtgagagagtagcactgacatatacacactaccaaatgtaaaatagatagctagtgggaagctgctgcatagcacagggagatcagctcaatgctttgtgacgatctagagggatgggataggaagggtgggagggaggctcaagagggaggggatatggggatatatatatatacatatagctgattcactttgttgtacagcagaaactaacacaatattgtaaagcatttatactccaataaagatgtggaaaaaaaaatgaggccattagggtagagctctaatccaataggactactgtccttataagaaaaggaagagacaccagggaagctaaggagagaggcctcaggagaaaccaaacctgcctacaccttgatcttggacttttagcctccagaactgtgagaaaattaatttctgtgttTAAGCTACTTAAtttgtgtctctctctcctcttcttataaggacatcagtcacacTGGATTACTAGCCCACCCTGTTCCCGTATAACCTCATTAtaacttaactaattatatctacAACAAAGCTAtttccaaataacatcacattcTGGAGGTCAGGACTTCAACGtatcttttggggggaggggggcatttacaattcaacccataacaatttGCTGGTTCAATCTTACTCAAAAAGACTCTTTCTAAAACTTTTTCTGGAATTTATGGAAAAGATAAACCCCAcaaggcttggggcttccctgatggcgcagcggttgagaatctgcctgacaatgcaggggacaagtgttcgatccctggtccgggaagatctcacatgccacggagcaactaagcccgtgtgccacaactactgagcctgtgctatagagcccatgagccacaactactgagcctgtgtgccacagctactgaagcccgcgcgcctagagcccgtgctccacaataagccactgcaatgagaagcccgcgcactgcaacgaagagtagcccccgctcactgcaactagagaaagcccacgtgcagcagcgaagacccaatgcagccaaaaataaatatttttttataattaaaaaaaataaaccccaCAAGGCTTGATGTAAAGATTATGTTAACACAGAGTGGTCAGGGCCCCACCAGCCCACCAGTGGAAAGAGACTGGCAGAAAGCAGAGCCTGAAGAGGGAGAGATAGAAGAAATGCTGATGGCTTTCTCTGAGCCCCTGGATCCACCCACACCTGATGCTGGTTTtcctcaacagaaaaaaaaaaaaaaagaagaacggAGCAGGCCGGAGCCGCTGCCATCGCCATGACCCGTGGTAACCAGCAGGAGCTCACTTGccagaagaatatgaaaaagcagaGCGACTTGGTTAAGGGAAAGCGCCAAGCTGACGGGCTTTCTGCTGCCGCCACAAGCAAAGGGACTCAGAGATCATGtagcagaaacagaaaaaggcaAACGAGAAGAAGGGGGAATCCAAGTAGCTTTGTGGCTTCATGTCCAACCCCCTTGCCCTtcgcctgtgtgcctggagccagTCCCACCACGCTCGCGTTTTCTCCCGTAGTGCTCACAGGTCCCAGCACCGATGGCATTTCCTTTGCCCTGAGTCTGCAGCGAGTCCCTTTTGTGCTTCCTTCCCCTCAGGTAGCCTCTCTCCCCCTGGGCCActcctgggggtgagggggttACCCCTTCCCAGTGTTTTTTATTCCTGTGGGGCTCACCCCAAAGTATTAAAAGTAGCTttgtaattcaaaaaaagaaactttttttttttttttggtgaaaaaaaGAACCATCCAAAATTCATTCTCCAACAGACAGCATCAGCAGGTAAAAACTACAGCGGTTTCTCTGTAGATCATACATTCACAAGGTATTATTACCTTAACAAGTGAGAAAGCTTCTGGTATATTTTCTGTAATAATATCCACTTCACAGTGTAAACaggtactattattgtgttcACTTACAATTCCAGAAGGAAAGGCACAACTTggcaaaacaaatttttttggaTCCTAAAGTCAGGTGCAATTACCGAGAGATAGACTTGAGAACAGTCGCAATCCACTTTTCCACATAGAAGGGCAAAGACTTCACCCAGAAATGTgggtctttctttctccttccttgttAAATCCTCAAAAGTAACGCTTCATCATCTGCTTAATATCACATATACAAAAGagggattaagaaaaaaagaatcacaacaACATCTTGAACTTACAGTTGCTCCCATCAATACATCAACTCTTAGGTTTACAACGGGACCTAGGAACACTTCAGTGGTcatcaaataagaaaatagagaatATAGCTACAAAAATAACACATGAATGAGGTAGATAATTAAAGCTTTCACATCCACTACTTGCCTGTTCCAACTTGGTAGCCTTCATGCAatactcagaagaaaaaaaatatatatccataatTACTTGGCATAAGTCACAATCAAGGAACTTCTGGTACAAATTAGTATAAGAAGTTATTAGTTACTAGACTTAACTGAACTAGGGGTTAAGTCTggagaagtgaaaaagaaacatcattccAGGTAGGAATGCTTGGCATATAGTTAAGTGCtcaattatgattttttaatgaattgttaAGGAAATGGAATGATAGAAGACCATATATGTTTGGGGAGAACCAAGAGACCAATTTGACTACAGGGATCTCAATGAGACTctgtacactttatttttattttttctaattttattgaagtatagttgatttacaatgttaatttctgctgtacagcaaagtgcctcagttatacatatatatattctttttcatattcttttccattatggtttatcataggatatgaatatagttccccatgctacacagtaggaccttgttgtttatccattctatacataatagcttacatctgctaaccccaaactcccaatccatccctccctcagactccctcccctctggcaaccacaccTCTGTCTGTTCTCTATACCTGAGTCCATTTTGTAGTTATGTTcatctgtacacttaaaatgtggaaattgtatgttatgtgaattgtatcttaataaagctgtttaaaaaactgTCAAAAAAACGCCAGTTATTCAGGTTATTACATTCTCTCTGTTCATTAATCCAATATAATTGGATAACTTAAAACCAACAGTCCaactaataaagaaaatagaatcaaTAAGATTTGACAAGTACACGACAgcaggaaaaggaaagacaaagctACCTCCAAACTCAAGTTATTGGGAGGAAGTAGGGATGAGAATGGacaaagggaagtttataggaagaGTAAGTTTGGGAGGGAAAGTAATGAGGTTGGATTTGAGGTTTTGGATTTCGTGAGCTTAAGATCCTAGGATGACATGAATGGAGCTATATTCTATAGGACATAGGAAACATAAGATCAGGATCCATGGGAGAAAAGATTTACCTCCCATAAGTGCGATTCGTGCTAACACAGAGGGGTGTGTCAGAGTTCAGTGCAGGGAACCGAAGTCACTCTACGTGTCAAGCAGGAGATTTAATA
This window harbors:
- the LOC125963937 gene encoding uncharacterized protein LOC125963937, which produces MTRGNQQELTCQKNMKKQSDLVKGKRQADGLSAAATSKGTQRSCSRNRKRQTRRRGNPSSFVASCPTPLPFACVPGASPTTLAFSPVVLTGPSTDGISFALSLQRVPFVLPSPQVASLPLGHSWG